CGATACATGGGGCCAGAATAGACTACATCTTTCTCCCCATAACTGAGTTTCTGTGCAGCCTGCGCCAGTCGGTCTCCAATTGGTTTTTTATTGCCTGGGTGGATGTCGTTCCATTCTCCTAGCTCTAGCGTCACAGCCATGGCTGTGTTGGGTACGCTGAGGGCTTTTCTTTGAGACTCACGCAGTTCGGCCCAGCCACTTTCTGAAGGAGTGTAGTTGACTTCCATGAAGTTAGGGAGTTGCGCATAGAGAAAGGGTAGTTCTTCCTCTCCCCATTTGGCTCTCCAGTCTGATATCAGTGCTTTGAGCAGGCCTTCATAGGCTTTTGGATTGCCCGCATTGCTTTCTCCCTGATACCAGAGGATACCTCGGATGGGGAAGTTGATGAAAGGAGCGACCATGCCATTGTAGAGCGTAGCAGGCTGGTATTGTGCCGCTATGCCATGTTTGATGTTTTTTTGTGGATGAAAAACCTGACCGACTTTGTATTGCCAGGTGCCTTTTAGATCCAGGGTGTCGCCAGCCGCAGCGAGATAATATGGCTTGTCTGGCACAAATCCTCCTTTACCGCCGTAGTTGGTCACACGGATGGTGATGAGGTTTTCACCCGCTTTTAATATTCCTTCTATAAAGGCATATCTCCGCTGTGGATATTGGTAGCCAATACCTCCTACACGTTCGCCATTGATGTAGATGGCATCCGCATCTACGATTCTACCCATATGTATTTTGCCTGCCTGACCTGCCATGTTTTCTGGTAGGTCGATGACTTTTCGGTACCAAACTGTCCCATTCAAATCTTTGATGTCCTGATCTTCCCAGTAGCCAGGGATGTTGATATTGTGCCAGTTTTTCGGTTGGTATGCTGGATCGTGCCATGGGGTAGAGGCTGTGAGTCCCTGGTCTTCCGGTTGTGGTTCAGCAACTGCTCTGCTAGCCTGTGCTTCCCGATTGATGCGGTTGACATAGGCAGTGTCTTTGTTTTGAGCTATTCTGTTTAGTTCGGATGGAAAATCTTTGAAGCCTCCTTCGCTGATCCATGCTTCTATGGGGGTTCCGCCATAGCTGGAGTTGATGAAACCCATTGGGACTTTGTACTTATCGTAAAGGTTTTTGGCGAAGAAATACCCAACTACGGAAAACACTAGTACGTTTTCTGGATTGGCTTGCTTCCATTCGCCTTTTGGTAAATCTTCTGAAGGACCTTGAAATTCTGGATTGGAAGGTACTAAAAACTGACGAATCTCGGGGTTGGTAGCTGCTGCGATTTCATCGGTATATCGATCGCTGTGTCGCCCCAGGTAATGCACCATATTAGATTGACCTGAACAAAACCACACATCACCGATTAAAATGTCCTTGAGCACGATCTGTTCGTTAGCACTGGATATTTCCATTTCATAAGGCCCGCCAGCCTTGGATTTTCGGAGCTTCACCATCCATTTGCCAGAAGCCTCTGTGGTGGCCTGATAGTTTTTGCCTTTGAATTTTACGGTTACTGCGCTACCGGGATCGGCCCAGCCCCATATATTGATATCCTCACCGCGCTGTAGTACCATGCCATCGCTTACCAGTTTGGGTAGACGAAGCTGTGCCTGTAAGCTGCCAGCCAAGGTGAAACATAGTAGTAGTCCAATTATGCTAATCTTCTTCATGCTTTATTCCTTGATTTTAATCTCTATGTGTGCAGATTGTAAGTTCGGGGATTCTGCTTTGATTTTTATGATTCCACTTGCTCCTTTTTCTGAACGAATGATGGCCAGTACCGGATCATAGAAAGCAGCCCATTTCTATCCAATCTTTGATGATTCATTACGAAACAATCGATTGCGTAAATAAATAGGTTTTGATTCAGGAATAAAAATAGAGAATAGAAAATCTCCATTCCTTTTGACCATTCTCGGTTCTACTTTTTTCTATTGCTAGCCGGGAGTTGCGTTGGGTACTCACCTTTCCAGACATAAATAAGGTGAGAAGTTAATTAATCTTTGTATAGGCTGAATTAAGCTACATTTTTAATCCTGCAGTTCACCTGATAAATAATGAAGTTCACCGATTTTGTGTTTCAGGATGTTTAGGTCTGAGCTATCATTGCATTGTAGTTAATCACAAAGAAAGCCAACCAAAATCAATCGTGTTCGTTAACTATACTGAGACGATCAAAAGTCTCCACTGAAATAGAATAGTAATTTAGTCTTTCATAATCATGCTTAAGCTGCTGATCCGGACGGGATGAGCAGCTTTTCTTTTTTTATAGGCTATTCCCTTTTTATCAGTTCACATCCAGCATAGCTGTTGAATTCTCAAATACTGATTGCACTATCAATTTTTCACATCTCTTATACTTTTTTTATTAAAAACATTGATTCAGCCTTCTCAGGTTTGTTTTTCGCCTGCTCATGGCTTGGTCTATATTCTCTGGCCTTGCTTTGTTTCTGTGAATTAATGAATACCCGATCGGTTCAAATAGTAGGACATTTGAAATGTTACTTTCGGCGTTAGGACTAGGCGATTGAGAGTAGCGAAAGATTAAACATTTCTAAATCAAATAAACTAAGTATGATTAAAGAATTACTATTTGGATCATTCCTACGCAGGCTGGGAAGAATTCAGCTGGGATTGGTGGCCATGCTCCTGATGAGCTTCGCCTCTATGGCCCAGACACAAATTAGTGGTAAAATAGTAAGTGACCTGGGCGAAGGATTGCCGGGTGCGACTATTTTGGCAGAAGGTACATCTGCAGGTACAGTGACAGATTTCGAAGGTAACTTCAAATTGACTGTTCCTGAAGGGTCGACTACACTGGTAGTAAGCTTCATTGGTTACACGACACAAAAAGTCAATATCAACGGGCGTTCGGTAATCGAAGTGACGATGCAGGAAGATGCAGAGACACTGACTGAAGTCGTAGTAGTAGGATATGGTACTCAAAAGAAGAAAGATGTAACAGGAGCAATAGTAGGCGTTAATGGAGAAGATATCGTTTCCAGAGGTACTACTAGTCCTATGCAATCATTACAAGGTGCTGTCCCCGGTATTCAAATCAGCAATTCGAATGGTATGGTGGGTGAGCCTATGTCTGTTCAGGTAAGAGGGCAGGGAACATTCAACGATAGCAACGGTAACCCACAAAATGGGGGGCCATTGTATGTGGTAGATGGAGTGATTGTCGATAATATTGATTTCTTGAACCCTCAGGACATTGCTAAGATTGATGTGTTGAAAGATGCGTCTTCTTCAGCTATTTATGGTTCTAGAGCTGCCAATGGTGTGGTGATGATCCAGACTAAAGGAGGATCGTCTGTACCAAGTGGTACCACTGTTTCATTTGATACTTTCTATGGATTTAAAAATCCAGCACGCCTTCCAAAGATGATGTCATCTGAGGATTGGGCCTACTATCACCTGTCGGCCTATCTCGCTACTGACAATTGGTCTGGAATGACTGAGCAGGAGTTTTATGATAGACGATATGCAGGAAGTAATGCCGTGATGGGCGAAAGAGTAGCTAATAACGATGCTTTCGACTGGTATGATGCAGTGTTGCAACCTGGTATGCAGTCTAACAACTACCTTTCTATCTCTCACAGAAATGGAGGGTCTGCTTACACCATAGGTGCTGGTTACCAAAAAGAGACGGGTAATATCGAGAATGAAGGAATCGAAAAATTCACTTTGAGATCTAATATTGATCAGGAGATCAATGACAAAATCAAAGTAGGATCAGCTTTTACTATCGCTAAAACTAATAGAGAAAGAGGTAGCCGATATGCGATGAGAGAGGCATTTCGTTTAAATCCATTTTTGACGCCATATGCAGTAGATGAGAACCTTCAAGAGACAGACGAGTTGTATCCACAACCAGGAAAGCTTAGAGATGTGGATGGAAACTTTGTAATAAACAAAACTTCAACCTACAATCCTTTATTGGAAATCGCTAATTCTAGAGATATGCAAAACCAATGGAATGCATTGGGTAATGTCTATTTGCAAGTGAAACCGGTAGATTGGATTTCTATCAAATCAAGTTTTTCAGGTGGTTTGCAAAGCTATAGAAGAGGAGAATTCAGTGGTGAAATGACCAATGATGGAGTGAGTAATAATAACCTAGCCAGTTCAAAGGTTACCTACTATGAAAAGTTCAATTATTCCTGGGACAATCAGGTCAATTTTATCAAGTCATTCGATAGACATAGTATTAACTTGATGGGACTGCAAAGTATTTTTGTAGATCAATTCGAAAAGGCAGAGATGTCTTCTAGCAACCAGCCGTTTGAGACGGAATTCTACAATGTCGGATCGGGCCTTCAGTCTACATACAATCTAGGTAACCAGTTTTCTAAATCACAGCTGTCTTCTTTTGCTTTGAGATTGAACTATTCCTTTGATGATAGATACCTATTGACAGTTTCTAACAGATGGGATGGATCATCTATTTTGGCGGATGGATACAAGTGGAATTCATTCCCATCTGCTGCTGTGGCCTGGAGGTTGAGCAACGAAAGCTTCTTGAAAGGAGTGGATGCAATCAACGATCTGAAATTAAGAGTTGGATATGGATCAACTGGAAACAATAATGTAAGTCCGTACTCTTCTGTTAATACATTGACAGATCAGACTTATTACGATTACAATGGTACAGCAGCTAATGGTTGGGTGTCTAGTAGCTTGGCTAACAAGACTTTGACCTGGGCTAGAATGAACGAATGGAACTTAGGTATCGATTATGCTTTATTCAACAGAAGAATTAGAGGTTCATTAGACGTGTATGATAGAACTACTGAGAAGCTTTTGATCGAGCAAACCCTTCCGTTAGAAACTGGATTTGATAATATCATTGCCAATGCAGGATCAATCAGAAACAAAGGGGTGGAGTTGATGTTGACAACTACCAACGTGCAAACAAACCTTGTCACTTGGGAAACTACATTGACTTTCTCTAAGAATATCAATACAGTAGAATCTATCTATGGCCAAAGTGAAAATGATGATGTGGGGAACAACTTGTTCATCGGCGAGTCGGTGAACGCACATTACAACTACAAGTTTGATGGTATCTGGCAAGCAGATGAGTCGGATGTAGCTGAGTCTTACAATCAGTCTGAAGGTCAAGCCAAAGTAGTAGATGTAAACAACGATGGCGTGATTGATCCGGATGATGATAGAATGATTCTAGGTAATTCTGATCCTAAATGGACAGGAGGTTTAATCTCTAGATTGACAGTTGGCGGATTTGATTTCAATTTCACCATCTCTACCGTTCAGGGAGTACTTGCTTACAGTGAGTTCCACCAAAACTTTGAAGACATGAGAGATAGAGGTCGTCAGAAGTTGGATGTGGGAAGTTGGTATGTGCCGGAAAATACAGTCGGTGTAGAGCCTCAGTATTCTAATAAATATCCACAACCTAGAAACGGCGGTACCTACTGGAGAAATGACGGTGTAGGTTACTACAAAGATGCTTCGTATGTGAAGGTCAACAACATCGGTCTTGGATATACACTACCAGGTTCAATGCTGGAGAAAGCAAGAATCCAAAACCTAAGAATCTATGTGAATGTACTTAATCCATTCGTGTTCACAGATTATACAGGATGGGATCCAGAGTGGGCCGAAGGTTCATTTAACGTCAGCCGTGTGAGTAATGTCACTACTCAAGTAGGTCTAAGTTTAAAATTTTAAAGTAAGGAACAATGAAGAATTATATTTCAATAATCACGTTGGCTCTGATTTTTCTCGCAGGTTGCGATAGTTTCCTCGAAGAAGAAAACAAGTCGAACGTTACAGCAGAAGAGTTTTATGTAACTGAGGAAGGGTTTGACGCATTGATGAATGCGAATTATTCTGCACTTAGAGAATTGTATGGTCAGGATCCATGGATGTTTGCCAGTGGAACCGACCTGTATGTAGAAGGAAGAAATCAGGAACCTAATGGATTGAGTAGATATTCTGAGTTGACTCCAGCTTCAGAAGGTGTTGACTTTATCTACCAGAATGCTTTTGTATCAGTACAAAGAGCGAATACTGCTCTTTATTATGCGGATTTGAATTCAGATTTTGAAGGAATCAATCAGAGCATAGGTGAGGCAAGATTCATGAGAGCCAATGCTTATTTCCTTTTGGTACAAAGCTATGGCGGAGTGCCATTGATTACGGAGTTGATAGATGAGGCTATTGTAGAGTTTGACAGAGCTTCGGCAAGCGAAGTGTATGACTTAATTATTGCTGATTTGGAAGCTGCACTTACTTTGGTAGGCAATGGGGCTTTCGATGGCCGTGTCAATCAAAGAGCCGTTCAGGATCTTTTGGCTAAGGTA
This is a stretch of genomic DNA from Reichenbachiella ulvae. It encodes these proteins:
- a CDS encoding sialate O-acetylesterase, translating into MKKISIIGLLLCFTLAGSLQAQLRLPKLVSDGMVLQRGEDINIWGWADPGSAVTVKFKGKNYQATTEASGKWMVKLRKSKAGGPYEMEISSANEQIVLKDILIGDVWFCSGQSNMVHYLGRHSDRYTDEIAAATNPEIRQFLVPSNPEFQGPSEDLPKGEWKQANPENVLVFSVVGYFFAKNLYDKYKVPMGFINSSYGGTPIEAWISEGGFKDFPSELNRIAQNKDTAYVNRINREAQASRAVAEPQPEDQGLTASTPWHDPAYQPKNWHNINIPGYWEDQDIKDLNGTVWYRKVIDLPENMAGQAGKIHMGRIVDADAIYINGERVGGIGYQYPQRRYAFIEGILKAGENLITIRVTNYGGKGGFVPDKPYYLAAAGDTLDLKGTWQYKVGQVFHPQKNIKHGIAAQYQPATLYNGMVAPFINFPIRGILWYQGESNAGNPKAYEGLLKALISDWRAKWGEEELPFLYAQLPNFMEVNYTPSESGWAELRESQRKALSVPNTAMAVTLELGEWNDIHPGNKKPIGDRLAQAAQKLSYGEKDVVYSGPMYRSATVNQGQVTLSFDHIGSGLTSKDGEKLRWFALAGVDQQYYWASAEIKNNQVLVSTPKVPNPIYVRYAWMDNPQDINFYNEEGLPASPFEAQLIDELWYGKKAGVVLTYDDALDVHLDNAIPVLDSLGLKATFYITANASKGRMYDWKRVAQNGHELGNHTLYHPCLGGEGREWVIPENDLRNYNTQEIVREIEMTELYLRALDGKSSRTFAYTCGDTETSEGSFIPEIKDKFTALRGVDSQLNHIETMDFTDIKCYGLDGHSAEEMIQWAEKAREENALLVILFHGVGGGHSLNVSLENHRKFLEYLKTNEADYWVTTMEEAAQHCKDQKP
- a CDS encoding SusC/RagA family TonB-linked outer membrane protein, which produces MIKELLFGSFLRRLGRIQLGLVAMLLMSFASMAQTQISGKIVSDLGEGLPGATILAEGTSAGTVTDFEGNFKLTVPEGSTTLVVSFIGYTTQKVNINGRSVIEVTMQEDAETLTEVVVVGYGTQKKKDVTGAIVGVNGEDIVSRGTTSPMQSLQGAVPGIQISNSNGMVGEPMSVQVRGQGTFNDSNGNPQNGGPLYVVDGVIVDNIDFLNPQDIAKIDVLKDASSSAIYGSRAANGVVMIQTKGGSSVPSGTTVSFDTFYGFKNPARLPKMMSSEDWAYYHLSAYLATDNWSGMTEQEFYDRRYAGSNAVMGERVANNDAFDWYDAVLQPGMQSNNYLSISHRNGGSAYTIGAGYQKETGNIENEGIEKFTLRSNIDQEINDKIKVGSAFTIAKTNRERGSRYAMREAFRLNPFLTPYAVDENLQETDELYPQPGKLRDVDGNFVINKTSTYNPLLEIANSRDMQNQWNALGNVYLQVKPVDWISIKSSFSGGLQSYRRGEFSGEMTNDGVSNNNLASSKVTYYEKFNYSWDNQVNFIKSFDRHSINLMGLQSIFVDQFEKAEMSSSNQPFETEFYNVGSGLQSTYNLGNQFSKSQLSSFALRLNYSFDDRYLLTVSNRWDGSSILADGYKWNSFPSAAVAWRLSNESFLKGVDAINDLKLRVGYGSTGNNNVSPYSSVNTLTDQTYYDYNGTAANGWVSSSLANKTLTWARMNEWNLGIDYALFNRRIRGSLDVYDRTTEKLLIEQTLPLETGFDNIIANAGSIRNKGVELMLTTTNVQTNLVTWETTLTFSKNINTVESIYGQSENDDVGNNLFIGESVNAHYNYKFDGIWQADESDVAESYNQSEGQAKVVDVNNDGVIDPDDDRMILGNSDPKWTGGLISRLTVGGFDFNFTISTVQGVLAYSEFHQNFEDMRDRGRQKLDVGSWYVPENTVGVEPQYSNKYPQPRNGGTYWRNDGVGYYKDASYVKVNNIGLGYTLPGSMLEKARIQNLRIYVNVLNPFVFTDYTGWDPEWAEGSFNVSRVSNVTTQVGLSLKF